A genome region from Carya illinoinensis cultivar Pawnee chromosome 2, C.illinoinensisPawnee_v1, whole genome shotgun sequence includes the following:
- the LOC122301804 gene encoding uncharacterized protein LOC122301804, with the protein METKLLTKKFDAVKKKLGCVGCFVVDARGNSGGLTLLWNQEVNLEVLNFTQHHISVLVMHDDGVRKWILTGFYGHPEVSKRSAVWSLLSSLKPAKEQGWCVIGDFNEIITQSEKVGGRERPEGQMEGFRQCLENCNLFDLGWKAMNTWSNQHIDDTFTKKRLDRAVANPSWLEIFKERGVETLIARQSDHKPILLTLIENQPCIRNRKRLFRFEAKWSLDEEGGRVVEDAWERTLETKNLLIKVQRKLKACSGDLLRWNSQKASDGEKEILRLSERLKMEQATESSHNVSIVRKLQKELEEEKNRISEIIDDQGRCVKDQKGIEEVFFQYYSNLSSPSTDDIAAGLWGIESKVSGLMNEELQKDFTMLEVEAALKDMGPLKSPGPDGFGACLYQNYWSTIGEEVCQAVLSFLNEKSGLDGSINFTHIALIPKIDKPVIASDFRPISLCNVLYKLVSKVLANRLKKVLPVIISKNQSAFLPGRLITDNVMVAYEALHTMKTRQKGRIGSMALKLDISKAYDRIEWGFLEAIMRKLGFGERWIRLVMVCVTSVTYSVLVNGQPCCTIKPSRGIRQGDPISPYLFILCAEGFSSLVDMGERRGDISGVAVTRGGIRVNHLLFADDSVIFGRAKLSEWFKIQDLLSIYERASRQSLNRQKTTIFFSSNTPMSVRRQIQQVAGVATCGNFEKYLGLPSIVGRSRYNTFRILKERVWNKVNNWKNTFLSQAGKEILLKAVVQAIPTYSMSVFMLPRRLCKEIVVVMAKFWWGHMQNDRRIHWRGWSRMGDSKKRGGLGFRELESFNKAMLAKQVWRMLNNPSSLVARVMKEKYFKRENLLEARLGRGPSLIWRSLWSSMSLIKSGLIWQVGRGNKIKVWKDKWIPSSSFHMVSSPVNLLDEDACVNQLIDGYTGHWKTELISKVFSAEDAEAICCIPLSRMGSEDRMKWGFSSNGLFSVRSAYHLEHARVIAEKGESSNVVENEFGWKSIWKLKVQGVVKHFLWKACHDLLPTRMNLVKRKIIDSSLCPICEREEESTVHALWSCPSASYVWAENDSPVKKWACSVVNFMELWKKLNYCLEEEKVGLVACTLRRIWLRRNAVIFEKNFECPKVLTSIAQQNFAEFSEANSGPKSAQVNRSYARWKKPDVLVCKFNWDAAIDATKKRVGVGIIVRDSDGEILACLCLSVNYLLKPACAEAYALRRAMFFCLELGCTDAVFEGDSLMVVKAANGEDEMSTDYSVIIEDTRKMLNNNGRWSVKFTHREANNVAHMLVKLALDCSDEIVEIFARGRSKCARPREGGSSSSTVKIDDFQDLLFDSRSLTSVFVEHSWSLVLDQRDEAFLFLAYIDIVTDFYRGLNASGQDVDYILSDFIGMAHLGIAYPNVVHRESATNEETVDDEGTDIDGLDGLSDAEVYRLVVGSDASPYDGM; encoded by the exons ATGGAGACTAAACTATTAACAAAGAAGTTTGATGCTGTAAAAAAGAAGTTGGGATGTGTTGGCTGTTTTGTAGTGGATGCTAGAGGAAATAGTGGAGGATTGACTCTCTTATGGAATCAAGAGGTTAATCTTGAGGTGCTGAATTTTACTCAACACCACATTAGTGTCTTGGTGATGCATGATGATGGTGTAAGGAAATGGATATTGACTGGATTTTATGGCCATCCAGAGGTCTCTAAAAGAAGTGCAGTTTGGAGTCTATTATCTAGCCTGAAACCTGCAAAGGAGCAAGGGTGGTGTGTGAtcggtgattttaatgaaataatcacACAATCTGAGAAGGTTGGGGGGAGGGAGAGGCCTGAAGGGCAGATGGAAGGGTTCAGACAATGCCTAGAGAACTGCAATCTCTTTGACCTGGGATGGAAGGCCATGAATACCTGGTCGAATCAACACATAGATGACACTTTTACCAAAAAAAGGCTTGATAGGGCTGTTGCTAATCCTTCATGGTTGGAGATCTTTAAAGAAAGGGGGGTAGAGACTTTGATTGCTAGGCAGTCGGATCATAAGCCCATTCTACTCACCTTGATTGAAAACCAACCTTGTATAAGGAATAGAAAGAGACTATTTAGATTTGAGGCAAAATGGAGTTTAGATGAGGAAGGTGGAAGGGTTGTGGAAGATGCATGGGAAAGAACCttggaaacaaaaaatttattgatcaaGGTTCAAAGGAAGCTGAAAGCATGTAGTGGAGACCTTCTTAGATGGAATTCTCAGAAAGCTAGTGATGGAGAAAAGGAGATATTAAGGCTGTCTGAGAGGTTGAAAATGGAGCAAGCAACTGAGAGTTCTCACAATGTTTCTATTGTGAGGAAATTGCAAAAGGAGTTAG AGGAGGAAAAGAATCGCATTAGTGAGATTATAGATGATCAAGGAAGATGTGTGAAAGATCAGAAGGGAATTGAAGAGGTGTTTTTCCAGTACTATAGCAATCTGTCCAGCCCTTCAACAGATGATATAGCTGCTGGTTTATGGGGAATAGAGAGCAAGGTATCTGGTTTAATGAATGAAGAATTGCAGAAGGATTTCACTATGCTAGAAGTTGAGGCAGCACTCAAAGATATGGGACCTTTGAAATCTCCTGGACCAGATGGCTTTGGAGCATGCTTATATCAGAATTACTGGAGTACTATTGGAGAGGAGGTATGTCAAGCTGTTTTATCCTTCTTAAATGAAAAATCTGGGTTGGATGGGTCCATTAATTTTACTCATATTGCTTTAATTCCCAAAATTGATAAACCTGTTATAGCTAGTGACTTTCGGCCTATAAGCCTATGTAATGTTTTGTATAAATTAGTGTCAAAAGTCTTAGCTAATAGGTTAAAGAAAGTGCTGCCAGTGATCATCTCAAAGAACCAAAGTGCATTCCTCCCTGGAAGATTAATTACAGACAATGTAATGGTTGCATATGAGGCTTTGCATACCATGAAAACAAGGCAAAAAGGAAGGATTGGTAGCATGGCATTGAAGTTGGATATCtcaaaggcatatgatagaattGAGTGGGGTTTCTTGGAGGCCATAATGAGGAAGCTTGGCTTTGGTGAAAGGTGGATTAGATTGGTGATGGTGTGTGTTACTTCTGTAACATATTCTGTGTTGGTTAATGGGCAGCCATGTTGCACTATCAAGCCTTCTAGGGGAATACGCCAAGGAGACCCTATTTCCCCATACTTGTTCATCCTTTGTGCTGAGGGCTTTAGCTCACTTGTTGACATGGGTGAAAGGAGGGGTGATATAAGTGGTGTTGCTGTAACCAGAGGAGGTATAAGAGTAAATCATTTACTCTTTGCTGATGACTCTGTCATTTTTGGGAGGGCCAAGTTGTCTGAGTGGTTTAAGATTCAAGATCTACTCAGTATATATGAGAGGGCTTCAAGACAGAGTCTAAACAGGCAGAAAACTACAATTTTCTTTAGCTCCAACACACCAATGTCAGTAAGGAGACAGATTCAGCAAGTTGCAGGAGTTGCTACCTGtggcaattttgaaaaataccttggTCTTCCTTCTATTGTAGGCAGATCAAGGTATAATACTTTTAGGATTTTAAAAGAAAGAGTTTGGAATAAGGTGAATAACTGGAAGAATACATTCCTTTCACAGGCAGGGAAGGAAATACTCTTGAAAGCTGTTGTCCAAGCAATCCCAACGTATTCAATGAGTGTCTTCATGCTTCCAAGGAGATTGtgtaaagaaattgttgtagttATGGCCAAATTCTGGTGGGGACATATGCAAAATGATAGAAGAATCCATTGGAGGGGTTGGTCAAGGATGGGAGATTCAAAGAAAAGAGGAGGGTTGGGTTTTAGGGAACTTGAGAGCTTTAATAAAGCTATGTTGGCTAAACAAGTGTGGAGGATGTTGAATAATCCCTCTTCTTTGGTTGCAAGGGTTATgaaggagaaatattttaaaagagagAACTTGTTGGAAGCTAGATTGGGTCGTGGTCCTTCATTGATATGGAGGAGTCTGTGGTCCTCTATGAGCTTGATTAAGTCTGGTCTGATTTGGCAAGTTGGGAGGGGCAATAAAATTAAGGTTTGGAAGGACAAATGGATTCCATCATCCTCTTTTCATATGGTGTCCTCTCCAGTGAATTTATTAGATGAAGATGCTTGTGTTAACCAACTCATTGATGGGTATACAGGCCATTGGAAGACAGAGTTGATTTCTAAAGTTTTCAGTGCAGAAGATGCTGAAGCTATCTGCTGCATTCCTCTTAGTAGGATGGGATCTGAAGACAGAATGAAGTGGGGCTTCTCAAGTAATGGTCTGTTTTCTGTAAGGAGTGCTTATCATCTTGAGCATGCGAGGGTAATAGCTGAAAAGGGGGAAAGTTCAAATgtggttgaaaatgaatttggttGGAAATCAATATGGAAGTTAAAAGTGCAGGGAGTGGTAAAACATTTTCTGTGGAAGGCCTGTCATGACCTGCTACCAACCAGAATGAATTTGGTTaagagaaaaattattgataGTAGCTTGTGCCCAATATGTGAGAGGGAAGAGGAGTCAACTGTACATGCTTTGTGGAGTTGCCCATCTGCATCATATGTGTGGGCAGAGAATGACAGTCCTGTCAAGAAATGGGCATGTTCAGTAGTGAACTTCATGGAACTCTGGAAGAAGCTGAATTATTGTTTGGAGGAGGAGAAGGTTGGTTTGGTGGCCTGCACTTTGAGGAGAATATGGCTGAGAAGAAATGCAGTTATatttgaaaagaattttgaatgtCCGAAAGTATTAACTAGTATTGCTCAACAGAATTTTGCTGAATTCAGTGAAGCAAATTCTGGTCCCAAGTCTGCTCAGGTTAATAGAAGTTATGCTAGATGGAAGAAGCCCGATGTGTTGGTCTGTAAatttaattgggatgctgccaTTGATGCTACTAAGAAGAGGGTGGGAGTTGGGATCATAGTGAGGGACTCGGATGGGGAAATTCTAGCTTGCCTGTGCTTAAGTGTGAATTATTTGCTGAAACCTGCTTGTGCCGAGGCATATGCTTTGAGAAGGGCTATGTTTTTTTGCTTGGAGTTGGGCTGTACAGATGCTGTTTTTGAAGGTGATTCCCTGATGGTGGTTAAGGCTGCCAATGGTGAAGATGAAATGAGTACAGATTATAGTGTTATAATTGAAGATACTAGGAAAATGCTTAACAACAATGGGAGGTGGTCTGTAAAGTTTACTCATAGGGAAGCTAATAATGTAGCTCATATGCTAGTCAAATTGGCTCTTGATTGTAGTGATGAAATT gttgaaATATTTGCTAGGGGAAGGTCAAAGTGTGCTAGACCAAGGGAAGGAGGTTCTTCTAGTAGTACG GTCAAGATCGACGATTTTCAAGATCTTCTCTTTGACAGCCGCTCATTGACGTCAGTGTTCGTGGAGCACAGTTGGTCACTAGTTCTGGACCAAAGGGACGAGGCATTCCTGTTCTTGGCATATATTGATATCGTAACTGACTTTTATAGAGGGCTCAATGCCTCTGGTCAGGATGTTGAtt ACATACTTTCCGATTTTATCGGCATGGCACATTTGGGGATTGCATATCCAAACGTGGTGCATAGGGAGTCTGCAACTAATGAGGAGACAGTTGACGATGAGGGCACTGATATTGATGGACTAGATGGCCTCTCAGATGCTGAGGTGTATAGGTTGGTTGTTGGTTCAGATGCCTCTCCTTATGATGGGATGTAG